The Porites lutea chromosome 11, jaPorLute2.1, whole genome shotgun sequence genome contains the following window.
CATGTTACTAAGGGTTACTTTTCTTCTTACAAATTTTGAGGTCCTATAATTATTATGACATCTCACCTGTATGGTGTGACGCTTAGTAGCATAGTATCGCTTTGCCatatcttcttttttctttttgatgttTTCCATCATAGCAACCTTTGAGGGGAGTGATTTCTTTCCACTAAAGACTTGCGTTGCCCAGCGTGCTTGTAACTCTGATATAGGAAAAATAGCTCCGAGGGGCTGAATGCAACCAAGAACAGCAAGAGTTGGTTTTTCCAGGTTTGGTGGAAATACATATTTGTACAATTCAACCATGTTATCATTTACAGGCAAAATGGAATGATCTATAAACTTGAATCCTATCTTGTATCCTGTGCAAAAGATCACTACATCCAAGTCATTCACTTCAGAACCATCATCAAAAACAACTCCTGTCTTAGTGAAGTGGCTCACGTTGGGCTTAACAACCACATTTCCTGTGATGATGCGATGGGGAAGATCATCATTAACCATAGGATGCTGAGCAGTAATAGGATGTTGAGGGCGCAATGCAAATGCTTCATGATCAAATCTCTCATTTACTACCTTGTGAAAAAGGTAACCAAGTAATTTTCTAGGTAAAGACCATATAAATCGTCTCCCTGCTTGTTGGTCTGCGGGCTCACCACCTTTCCCAAGGCGGGACAGCACCCATGCACCCCTGCGAGTGCTAAGGAAGACTTGTGAAGAGTGGCGACTAAGTTCCACGGCAATGTCTCCTCCAGAGTTTCCTATACctgcacaaaaaaataataataacagtgtATTAATCATTTCATATAATACAATGGTATGTAAAATGATTATATACTGCAGGACATACAACCCTTAGTTAACCCCCAAGACAAGCTCTCACTGGTCAAGATGACTTAAACTGGGTTATTTCTCAGTTGACAAGCTGGTGTTTTCTCATCTggaataatttatgcattttgATGGAAAAAATGACTGACTGGTCGGAAATGTTAAACTCTCACAATCTAAATTTGTATAGAAAGGTCTGTTTACTCAAAAGCAATTTGATTATATTCAAACAAAAATTGTTAGCTATATACAGGGCAGTAAATGGGGGGGGGACCTATCATGCATCATgctgattgtttttaaagcAATCACGCAtcacagaaaaataaataaaggatattacatggctgtacggtgataaaaaaaattctcttcaAGTGGTGAATAATACTtttcaacatgagaagagaaattttgtatctccaagcgaccatgtaatgttctatttctatttatattatataaagaccaatgaaataccaaaccgtTTCACTTCAATAGCTTGTGGCTGTGAAAGGTGCAATTTATTATgcagccatagcaacggtgatcttttcacatgtgaaaataacatgttattttcacgtgtgaagatatgtTTTCGCGCAAAAGCTCACCTATTGGTGTTTATATTTGACTCTTAGGTCAAACTTCTCCCATACAGACCGACCTAGCTCGGTTAATAAGATGATTATATAGCCAAACAAGAAAGCTaaggaacaaaaacatatataattttatttgcttCCCTGCGTGGGCTCAAGCATTTAGCTGGCTTTCTTCTGTCACTGGTCTCCAGTCCGAACGGgacaaaaataactgttcaaagtcCAGCTTTGTACAAACTTTGTACaaacaagccaatttttttatattctttgtttgtaactttttgaGGACAACTGTTACAACAAGATCGGTCTAGATGCTGGTCTAGATGGGAAAATCTAGACCGCTGTCAAGatcgattttagccaatcaaattcttgaatttgtttgtttccagtccttttgagacatggccatgtaataaaataaaataaaacattaactacattaACAAGTATTCTATTCCAAGGAAATCAGAGGTCAAGGAACGAGAAAAAAGTGCAAGAAGTTGGTGTCATAACTATCTATTGTTAATGTCTCTGCTTCTAGTTTCAAATGATATTAACCATCACATTAACCGCCACAAGGTTAGCTCAATGGGATAAGTGCCGGTACACTGAGCAGGAGGCtgtaggttcaaaccccagccggaccaacactcacggtctttaaataactgagcagaaagtgctgcctttgtaataacatccgcaaacggttagactttctagtcttctcggataaggacaataaaccgtaggccccgtctcacaagcccttgcacatgtaataaatctgtgggatgTTAAAGGACCCACAcgctcttcgtaaagagtagggcacgtagtgcccagtgtagtggtctatctcactttcacactttTGTATGGGGGCATCAGTACTCATTCCCTCATTACTtttaaactgcaccttaagcagtctggcaaagtcccccaaccagtgttgtaaattgtTTAAATACCAGGGGAAGGAGAGCACTTCCCCATTAGGTATGAATTGGGTCGTCAGCACATCACTACCCAAACTTTCCTTGAGTGTACCCCCGGCCAGGATAAACGCCTGGCCATTTGAATAAtctaataattttattgttatacaTCCAGAACATTTATAAATCCGGACCAATCTCCTTTATGTAAACCAGGccttaattttatattttgctaAAATAAATGCTATCTAACTGTCTGTTTGACGTACCCAACACCAGAACCTTTTTGTTTTCGAAGGGTTTAAAATCCTTGTAGGAATGACTGTGAATCTTTACGCCAGCAAACTCGTCCTGGCCCGGAAACTTAGGATTTGGCCACGAAGGCTCAGAATGATGCCCGACACATAACATCACCGCATCATAAACTTCTACTCTGTCTTCTCCAGAATCCTTCCCGTTGAGTTCTTGAAAGACAATCTCCCATTTTCCGCTCTCTTCAAAATCAAACGTTTTTCTAAGATCGACTACTTTCGTACGGAATCGAATGTGCTTGTAGAGATCAAACGCTTCAGCGTAAAGATGGAAGTATTGTACGATTTTATCATGGCGCATATACGGTGGATACTCCTTAGGTATTGGAAAATCTGAAAAACACATCATCTCTTTGCTGGTGTTGATTACAGTTGATCTGTAAACAGAGCTATGCCGCTCTTCTTCCGTAAAATACCACAGTCCTCCGATGGAATCCTCTTGTTCAAAGCACACTGGCTCCAAACCATCGTCTTTGCAAGATTTTATGCAGGTTAGGCCGCTTGCTCCAGCGCCGATGATTGCAACTTTCATTTTTCCCGGCCGGCAGAGTCCCCTGTCTTATGTTTGAGTCCGAAAGACTTTCTGGGATGTTTGCTCCGTCATCGATCAGTCTGTACTGCAAAATCTCTTTGTCACGCAGACTATTGCGTTACACAATATGGCGGACGAAGGCAACGAAATGAGCGCCAGCTGTTCCAACACATTTATCCTTGGAATCGACATTGGTACAACCTCGATCAAAGCGAGCTTATTGAGTCATAACATTAGAGAAGTTATTGAGAGCGTTAGAAGGGAAACAAATGCAAATATTTCAGACAAGAACACGTCATTTGTAGAACAAGATGTCAGAAAAATCCTGTCTGTTTTACAAGATGCTCTTGGTCAACTGTCACCACAGCTCCTTGCCAGAGTAAACAGAATTGGGATATGCGGACAAATGCATGGCTGCGTTTTGTGGAAACGAGGATATTGCATGGCCAAGTCTTGGGATACTAGCAAAAACAATGTTTCTAATCTTATAACTTGGGAAGACAGAAGATGTACTAATGAATTTTTGGCTACGCTTCCCCTTACTCAGACAGACGTCGCTATTTCTACGGGCTTTGGATGTGCTAGTCTTTTCTGGCTGCAAAGAAACTATCCAAGTCTTCTAGAACGTTATGACTGTGCAGGAACGATCATGGATTTCATTGTGTGTTTGTTGTGTCAATTGGAAGAGCCTTGTATGTCTTCTCAGAATGCTGTCAGCTGGGGTTATTTTGATGTTGAGAACATGAAGTGGGAGTTGGACCTGTAAGTCTTACTAGGACTAAAATAATAACCATTTCAGGCTGTGTAAT
Protein-coding sequences here:
- the LOC140951650 gene encoding flavin-containing monooxygenase 5-like; the protein is MKVAIIGAGASGLTCIKSCKDDGLEPVCFEQEDSIGGLWYFTEEERHSSVYRSTVINTSKEMMCFSDFPIPKEYPPYMRHDKIVQYFHLYAEAFDLYKHIRFRTKVVDLRKTFDFEESGKWEIVFQELNGKDSGEDRVEVYDAVMLCVGHHSEPSWPNPKFPGQDEFAGVKIHSHSYKDFKPFENKKVLVLGIGNSGGDIAVELSRHSSQVFLSTRRGAWVLSRLGKGGEPADQQAGRRFIWSLPRKLLGYLFHKVVNERFDHEAFALRPQHPITAQHPMVNDDLPHRIITGNVVVKPNVSHFTKTGVVFDDGSEVNDLDVVIFCTGYKIGFKFIDHSILPVNDNMVELYKYVFPPNLEKPTLAVLGCIQPLGAIFPISELQARWATQVFSGKKSLPSKVAMMENIKKKKEDMAKRYYATKRHTIQVDYIPYCDEIASEVGCKPDLCRLFFSDPVLALRCFFGPCTPAQYRLMGPGTWVGAKKAIEDAPGNVIYATKTRTSPHEKKMTSTETHSLKILVLVVVLVAFFLRYIQS